A region of Rhodamnia argentea isolate NSW1041297 chromosome 9, ASM2092103v1, whole genome shotgun sequence DNA encodes the following proteins:
- the LOC115756115 gene encoding uncharacterized protein LOC115756115 isoform X3 — MLIQALSWSSSPVPLSFLCNSGRNCGLSPFRLFNVRGVNAVAGAYFVRKRNVRRRILAFEQSQSNAGGQRKRDVVEHICLLKAKDNLTDEEEKDMLDYLYTSQYRMGGIVAISLGRIDDYNPERYTHAVFMRFQRKGDLLKFYENPFYLGVLQKHVIPYCHELLNVDYESEVDDDILSIFRKGEEFNYGEEFVLLVELKDDALGELAEDALFSLHRIAMESPSLIVQVSQDLELQIPANHSENTFHSFLD; from the exons ATGCTCATCCAAGCTCTCAGCTGGAGCTCCTCTCCAGTTCCCCTCTCTTTCCTTTGCAACAGCGGCCGGAACTGCGGATTGTCGCCGTTCCGATTGTTCAACG TTAGGGGAGTGAATGCAGTGGCGGGTGCCTATTTTGTGCGGAAAAGGAATGTCCGAAGGAGGATTTTGGCGTTCGAGCAGAGTCAGTCGAATGCTGGTGGGCAGAGGAAGAG AGATGTTGTGGAGCACATATGTTTGCTAAAAGCTAAGGATAACCTAACTGATGAGGAAGAGAAGGATATGCTGGATTATCTGTATACATCCCAGTATCGAATGGGTGGCATTGTTGCAATATCATTGG GACGTATCGATGATTATAATCCTGAAAGATACACGCATGCTGTTTTTATGCGTTTCCAGAGGAAGGGGGACCTGTTAAAGTTCTACGAGAACCCTTTCTATTTGGGAGTTCTTCAGAAGCATGTGATCCCATACTGCCAT GAACTACTTAATGTTGATTACGAGTCTGAAGTAGATGACGATATCCTGTCTATATTTAGGAAAGGAGAG GAGTTCAATTATGGTGAGGAATTTGTTTTGTTGGTCGAGTTAAAGGATGATGCGCTTGGTGAACTTGCAGAAGATGCACTATTTTCTCTGCATAGAATAGCCATGGAGTCACCATCCTTGATAGTACAAGTTTCTCAAG ATCTGGAGCTCCAAATTCCTGCCAATCACTCGGAAAACACTTTTCATTCATTTCTCGATTGA
- the LOC115756124 gene encoding salutaridine reductase-like, whose translation MDRIAVVTGGNKGIGLEICRELALNGVFVVLTARDVNRGSEAIEKLAGIGISNVVFHPLNVVDRTSVDSLADFVKARFGKLDILVNNAGITGTTYMNEDLVLTAEDIRGPKAKSMKKYFKETYESAEKCLRTNYYGIKQVTAALLPLLQQSNLPKVVNVSSSLGQLQYIPGENIKEELNDIDSLTEEKVDGLVVRFLKDMKEDTLETGGWPILLSAYLVSKAALNAYTRVLAKKYPGVAINAVNPGFTKTDLNCNTGLLPVEEGARGPVTVALLPKDGPSGVFFDRNVVSTF comes from the exons ATGGACAG GATCGCAGTTGTTACCGGTGGAAATAAAGGGATCGGATTGGAGATATGCAGGGAACTAGCATTAAATGGAGTATTTGTTGTATTAACCGCAAGAGATGTGAATAGAGGGAGCGAGGCTATCGAGAAGCTTGCGGGTATTGGGATCTCCAATGTGGTCTTTCATCCGCTCAACGTGGTCGACAGGACCAGTGTCGATTCACTGGCGGATTTCGTCAAGGCTCGGTTCGGAAAACTTGATATTTTG GTGAATAATGCAGGCATAACTGGAACTACATATATGAACGAGGACTTGGTTTTGACTGCAGAAGAT ATTAGAGGTCCGAAGGCCAAATCCATGAAGAAGTACTTTAAGGAGACGTATGAATCAGCAGAAAAATGTCTGAGGACTAACTATTATGGAATCAAACAAGTAACTGCTGCTCTTCTGCCTCTTCTTCAACAATCAAATTTGCCAAAAGTAGTCAATGTCTCCTCTTCCCTTGGTCAGCTTCAG TACATCCCCGGCGAGAACATCAAAGAGGAGCTCAACGACATCGATAGCCTCACGGAAGAGAAAGTGGATGGTTTGGTAGTGAGATTTCTGAAGGATATGAAGGAGGATACGTTGGAAACCGGTGGCTGGCCGATCCTCTTATCTGCTTACCTCGTCTCGAAGGCAGCTCTTAATGCTTACACACGAGTTTTGGCAAAGAAATACCCTGGAGTCGCCATCAATGCCGTGAACCCCGGTTTTACCAAGACTGACCTAAATTGCAACACAGGACTTTTGCCAGTTGAGGAAGGCGCGAGAGGTCCCGTTACGGTTGCTCTATTGCCAAAAGATGGACCTTCCGGCGTGTTCTTTGATCGGAATGTAGTATCCACCTTTTGA
- the LOC115756115 gene encoding uncharacterized protein LOC115756115 isoform X1 translates to MLIQALSWSSSPVPLSFLCNSGRNCGLSPFRLFNVRGVNAVAGAYFVRKRNVRRRILAFEQSQSNAGGQRKRDVVEHICLLKAKDNLTDEEEKDMLDYLYTSQYRMGGIVAISLGRIDDYNPERYTHAVFMRFQRKGDLLKFYENPFYLGVLQKHVIPYCHELLNVDYESEVDDDILSIFRKGEEFNYGEEFVLLVELKDDALGELAEDALFSLHRIAMESPSLIVQVSQGLNFNSTSNMEYTHGVVIRFRSIEAFRIFVGSTKYKHIWSSKFLPITRKTLFIHFSIDPVGTELM, encoded by the exons ATGCTCATCCAAGCTCTCAGCTGGAGCTCCTCTCCAGTTCCCCTCTCTTTCCTTTGCAACAGCGGCCGGAACTGCGGATTGTCGCCGTTCCGATTGTTCAACG TTAGGGGAGTGAATGCAGTGGCGGGTGCCTATTTTGTGCGGAAAAGGAATGTCCGAAGGAGGATTTTGGCGTTCGAGCAGAGTCAGTCGAATGCTGGTGGGCAGAGGAAGAG AGATGTTGTGGAGCACATATGTTTGCTAAAAGCTAAGGATAACCTAACTGATGAGGAAGAGAAGGATATGCTGGATTATCTGTATACATCCCAGTATCGAATGGGTGGCATTGTTGCAATATCATTGG GACGTATCGATGATTATAATCCTGAAAGATACACGCATGCTGTTTTTATGCGTTTCCAGAGGAAGGGGGACCTGTTAAAGTTCTACGAGAACCCTTTCTATTTGGGAGTTCTTCAGAAGCATGTGATCCCATACTGCCAT GAACTACTTAATGTTGATTACGAGTCTGAAGTAGATGACGATATCCTGTCTATATTTAGGAAAGGAGAG GAGTTCAATTATGGTGAGGAATTTGTTTTGTTGGTCGAGTTAAAGGATGATGCGCTTGGTGAACTTGCAGAAGATGCACTATTTTCTCTGCATAGAATAGCCATGGAGTCACCATCCTTGATAGTACAAGTTTCTCAAG GGTTGAATTTCAATTCCACCAGTAATATGGAGTACACACACGGCGTTGTGATAAGATTCCGTTCAA TTGAAGCCTTCCGAATATTTGTTGGGAGTACAAAGTACAAGCAT ATCTGGAGCTCCAAATTCCTGCCAATCACTCGGAAAACACTTTTCATTCATTTCTCGATTGATCCTGTGGGGACGGAACTTATGTAA
- the LOC115756128 gene encoding salutaridine reductase-like, whose amino-acid sequence MKEYFKETYESAEKCLRTNYYGIKQVTAALLPLLQQSSMPKVVNVSSSVGQLKYIPGENIKKELQEIDTLTEEKVDGLVARFLKDMKEDAVETGGWPILLSAYIVSKATLNAYTRVLAKKYPEIAINAVHPGYIKTDLSHNIGLPVEEGARGPVMVALMPKDGPSGAFFNRTVVWTF is encoded by the exons ATGAAGGAGTACTTCAAGGAGACGTATGAATCAGCAGAAAAATGTCTGAGGACTAACTATTATGGAATCAAACAAGTAACTGCTGCTCTTCTACCTCTTCTTCAACAATCAAGTATGCCAAAAGTAGTCAATGTCTCCTCTTCCGTTGGCCAGCTTAAG TACATTCCCGGCGAGAATATAAAAAAGGAGCTCCAGGAGATCGATACCCTCACGGAAGAGAAAGTGGATGGTCTGGTCGCGCGATTTCTGAAGGATATGAAGGAGGATGCGGTGGAAACCGGAGGCTGGCCGATCCTTTTATCTGCTTACATCGTCTCAAAGGCAACTCTCAATGCTTACACAAGAGTTTTGGCGAAGAAATACCCTGAAATAGCCATCAATGCTGTGCACCCGGGTTACATCAAGACCGACCTAAGCCACAACATTGGGTTGCCGGTCGAGGAAGGTGCGAGAGGTCCTGTTATGGTGGCTCTAATGCCGAAAGATGGACCTTCCGGGGCGTTCTTCAATCGTACAGTGGTATGGACCTTTTGA
- the LOC115756115 gene encoding uncharacterized protein LOC115756115 isoform X2, whose translation MLIQALSWSSSPVPLSFLCNSGRNCGLSPFRLFNVRGVNAVAGAYFVRKRNVRRRILAFEQSQSNAGGQRKRDVVEHICLLKAKDNLTDEEEKDMLDYLYTSQYRMGGIVAISLGRIDDYNPERYTHAVFMRFQRKGDLLKFYENPFYLGVLQKHVIPYCHELLNVDYESEVDDDILSIFRKGEEFNYGEEFVLLVELKDDALGELAEDALFSLHRIAMESPSLIVQVSQVEAFRIFVGSTKYKHIWSSKFLPITRKTLFIHFSIDPVGTELM comes from the exons ATGCTCATCCAAGCTCTCAGCTGGAGCTCCTCTCCAGTTCCCCTCTCTTTCCTTTGCAACAGCGGCCGGAACTGCGGATTGTCGCCGTTCCGATTGTTCAACG TTAGGGGAGTGAATGCAGTGGCGGGTGCCTATTTTGTGCGGAAAAGGAATGTCCGAAGGAGGATTTTGGCGTTCGAGCAGAGTCAGTCGAATGCTGGTGGGCAGAGGAAGAG AGATGTTGTGGAGCACATATGTTTGCTAAAAGCTAAGGATAACCTAACTGATGAGGAAGAGAAGGATATGCTGGATTATCTGTATACATCCCAGTATCGAATGGGTGGCATTGTTGCAATATCATTGG GACGTATCGATGATTATAATCCTGAAAGATACACGCATGCTGTTTTTATGCGTTTCCAGAGGAAGGGGGACCTGTTAAAGTTCTACGAGAACCCTTTCTATTTGGGAGTTCTTCAGAAGCATGTGATCCCATACTGCCAT GAACTACTTAATGTTGATTACGAGTCTGAAGTAGATGACGATATCCTGTCTATATTTAGGAAAGGAGAG GAGTTCAATTATGGTGAGGAATTTGTTTTGTTGGTCGAGTTAAAGGATGATGCGCTTGGTGAACTTGCAGAAGATGCACTATTTTCTCTGCATAGAATAGCCATGGAGTCACCATCCTTGATAGTACAAGTTTCTCAAG TTGAAGCCTTCCGAATATTTGTTGGGAGTACAAAGTACAAGCAT ATCTGGAGCTCCAAATTCCTGCCAATCACTCGGAAAACACTTTTCATTCATTTCTCGATTGATCCTGTGGGGACGGAACTTATGTAA